One Gemmatimonadota bacterium DNA segment encodes these proteins:
- a CDS encoding SIS domain-containing protein, with translation MIQDIDRTRTVVGIGSNVMDVIYRVNRIAGPEEKTYILPDGTGSVVTEITGGVTLNHLAWTAQMGVPAGLFGFQGDDRYGAMIREEMDRHGIDRSAIRVIEGRASGFSVVNVAEDADRAIYMARGLTAETTAAHVETYFADYIRSAAMVTTEISQLPLDAVIAVLRIAREAGVPTVLDVDVPPDFAIDVAGLGSAEDFEEALHLADVVKPAKAAALQIAEADTSEERAEGIFNRYGARLVAITEGAQGSVVTDGKQTVREPAKPVDARDTTGAGDAFLGGLISGLFHGLSLRDTVSLANACGAVCCRIPGAFPQLGSSRDDVMALYDGAGIPARNALETVAAAERTTVKVEATGAAGLKAAASPGAASPGAASPGAASPGAASPGAAGLKAVQRTAEALSTLHEGLSHTYFDEAIVIIRNAEADGGRVHVTGVGKSRHIGRKLAATLQSTGTKAYFLDPADCNHGDSGQVAQGDAVIAISHSGGTAELMAAVQTLTANGATIIAITGDPSSSLARSSAAILHVPVASEAGPLGLAPTASTSCQLAVADGLAMALKAGRGFTREDFARYHPGGSLGKRLKDKKGTP, from the coding sequence GTGATCCAGGACATCGACCGCACACGCACGGTAGTGGGGATCGGAAGCAACGTCATGGACGTGATCTACCGGGTGAACCGGATCGCGGGACCTGAGGAGAAAACCTATATCCTGCCGGATGGAACGGGCTCGGTCGTCACCGAGATCACGGGCGGGGTGACGCTGAACCACCTGGCATGGACGGCCCAGATGGGGGTCCCCGCCGGGCTCTTCGGATTCCAGGGAGACGACCGGTACGGCGCGATGATCCGGGAGGAGATGGATCGCCATGGTATCGACCGGTCGGCCATTCGGGTCATCGAGGGCCGCGCATCGGGTTTTTCGGTGGTGAACGTGGCCGAAGACGCGGACCGGGCGATCTACATGGCCCGCGGCCTGACGGCGGAGACTACGGCAGCACACGTGGAGACCTATTTCGCCGATTACATACGTTCGGCCGCCATGGTGACGACGGAGATTTCCCAACTCCCGCTGGACGCCGTCATCGCGGTACTGCGCATTGCCCGCGAGGCCGGCGTGCCCACCGTGCTGGACGTGGATGTCCCCCCGGACTTCGCCATCGACGTAGCGGGACTCGGTTCCGCTGAAGATTTCGAAGAGGCCCTTCATCTCGCCGACGTCGTGAAACCCGCCAAGGCCGCCGCACTGCAGATTGCGGAAGCCGACACTTCCGAAGAAAGGGCCGAGGGTATTTTCAACCGGTACGGCGCCCGCCTGGTGGCCATCACCGAAGGGGCGCAGGGCTCGGTCGTCACCGACGGGAAGCAGACGGTCCGCGAACCGGCGAAACCTGTTGATGCCCGGGATACCACCGGCGCCGGGGATGCCTTCCTGGGCGGGCTGATCTCGGGACTCTTCCACGGACTTTCTTTACGGGATACCGTATCGCTCGCCAATGCCTGCGGCGCCGTGTGTTGCCGCATCCCAGGGGCCTTCCCGCAACTGGGATCGAGCCGGGATGACGTGATGGCCCTGTACGATGGCGCTGGCATCCCTGCCCGGAACGCGCTCGAAACCGTGGCCGCCGCGGAAAGAACAACGGTGAAAGTCGAAGCAACCGGCGCGGCCGGACTGAAGGCCGCGGCGTCCCCCGGCGCGGCGTCCCCCGGCGCGGCGTCCCCTGGCGCGGCGTCCCCCGGCGCGGCGTCCCCCGGCGCGGCCGGACTGAAGGCCGTACAGCGGACCGCCGAAGCGCTTTCCACGCTGCATGAAGGCTTGTCCCACACTTACTTCGACGAAGCCATCGTAATCATTCGGAATGCGGAAGCCGACGGCGGGCGCGTACACGTCACCGGCGTGGGGAAGTCCCGCCATATCGGCCGCAAGCTGGCGGCCACGCTGCAGAGTACCGGCACGAAGGCGTATTTCCTCGATCCGGCCGACTGCAATCACGGAGACAGTGGCCAGGTTGCGCAAGGGGACGCGGTCATCGCCATTTCACACAGCGGAGGGACAGCGGAGCTGATGGCCGCCGTGCAAACCCTCACCGCAAACGGCGCGACGATCATTGCGATCACGGGAGACCCTTCATCCAGTCTGGCCCGGTCGAGCGCGGCGATCCTGCACGTGCCCGTGGCGAGTGAGGCCGGCCCCCTCGGACTCGCGCCGACGGCGAGCACGTCCTGTCAGCTCGCCGTGGCCGACGGTCTCGCCATGGCCCTGAAGGCCGGTCGCGGATTTACCCGGGAGGACTTCGCCCGGTACCATCCCGGAGGCAGTCTCGGAAAACGACTGAAGGATAAGAAAGGAACGCCATGA
- a CDS encoding dCTP deaminase produces the protein MILSGKMIHERIGKDIFIEPFDPSRLNPNSYNLSLADELMIYEDDVLDMKKKHRTGSIQIPDEGYELRPHTLYLGRTVEFTRTDKYVPMLEGRSSVGRLGLFVHVTAGFGDVGFAGYWTLEMFCVRPIRIYPNVEICQVYYHTLDGDFETYESGKYQNNEGIQPSRLYLDFLDSK, from the coding sequence GTGATCCTGTCGGGAAAAATGATTCATGAGCGCATTGGTAAAGACATTTTCATTGAGCCATTCGATCCCTCCAGGCTCAATCCAAACAGTTACAATCTTTCACTTGCCGATGAACTCATGATTTACGAAGATGACGTGCTTGATATGAAGAAGAAACACCGCACGGGATCCATTCAGATTCCGGACGAAGGGTACGAGCTGCGCCCCCATACGCTGTATCTTGGCCGGACAGTGGAATTCACCAGGACGGACAAGTACGTTCCCATGCTCGAGGGGCGGTCATCGGTGGGTAGATTGGGGCTTTTCGTGCACGTAACCGCTGGTTTCGGCGACGTGGGATTTGCCGGCTACTGGACTTTAGAGATGTTCTGTGTCCGGCCCATCAGGATCTATCCGAACGTGGAAATTTGCCAGGTTTACTATCACACGCTGGATGGCGATTTCGAGACCTATGAAAGCGGGAAGTACCAGAATAACGAGGGCATTCAACCCAGTCGTTTGTATCTCGATTTTCTAGACAGCAAGTAA